Below is a genomic region from Prunus persica cultivar Lovell chromosome G3, Prunus_persica_NCBIv2, whole genome shotgun sequence.
AGAATTCTTCAGATTCCTGTCTTAGGGCCTCTGCCTCGGCTCTTGCCTTGTTTGCCTCGTTTGCTTCGCTCTTGCATTCAGATTCCAGATACTTGAGCTTTGTCCTCAATGTATCCTTCTCTTGTACCATGGTGTTAAGCTTCTGTACACTTTCGGTTTTCTCCTTTCGAAAACtttggttttgtgtttttgcaGCCTCCATGGCCATCACGAGTGAAGGAAGTCCTCTTATGTAATGGTGCAAGCTATCTATCATCAGTACAAGAAACAGTACAATCCCTGCATTTTGAACAAGGTTGAAAATCAATTTTTGAGGgaaacaaaattcacaaatggttatttaagaaaaatcagagaacaaaattcacatataTGCTGTACGCAAAATGCATTGTGATATGGACCAATACCGTACAACCACAAACTTATCTATAAAGCTAAGAAGGCCAAAGGTTTTGTCTAGCAAAAAGGAGGCAGAGAGTTTCATAAAACTAGTAGTAGATGATTAGTAACGTAGCACAATACCAAACTCATGCTGAGTAAACACAGAGATTGCATATGATCAGAAGGTGTTTGCCAAATGTCCCCAATGAAAAACTGATAAGATTTGATTGAATATTCCAATTTAGCATAACCAAAATCGAAACTTTAAAACTGACTGACGTAAACAaagtaaaacccaaaaagaacaATAACAAAATCCAGAATTTCACAAGAGACCCAGTAAAAttcgaaaagaaaaattaccaATTAGAGAAATTTGGAGTATGTTCATGGACTTAAGAACCTCCTCTGTTGGGTTTAGCCCACCGCCCTCGTTGGTTCGGTTCTTCATAGTTATGCGGAGGACACTGTAGAAGTTAGCCATTAAAACCAGAAACAGAGTTCCAGTGACAATCTTCACAATCAAAAGCCCCTTTCCTTGGTTTAGCTTCAAACTATCCAACTCCAAGATCGCTGTTTTCGTCATAGGAGCATCAAACAGCAACGTCATAATCAGCACCATTTCGCTGAAAATCAGTGCGTAGAGCAGATAAACCAACCCCTGCCCTAAGATCAAAAGCAGCGGCACCATCCTTTTGCCTTTAAGCTCACATCCAAAATCTAAAATCTCGGGCAAGAGAGAGCCTGAGGTCGGAGactgaaattgaaaatctGCGTGTTTTTATAGAAGCAGAGGACTTTTATGAATTTTCCCAAAATTGCAATTTTACCcttcaacaaaaaagaaagaaaaacccttTTGATAACTCATTTCATTTTAGCTTTGTGATAAGGGAGATCCACATGTAACATTTTGAAATGGGTTCAATGCTTTGAGCAATCTTCACATTAGCAGAACTAAAAGAATTCAAAACTACACAAATTCCTTGCGTCAATTCCTACACTTTATATACATATGGGTGCACTTATCTTCTTTTCTCTGCCTCAATCCCACATCTAAAAAGCCCTCGCATATACATATGAATAAAATTTGCTAATGTAATCGCTTCCTTGCGTGTTTCGTTTTGTCATCATAGCTTAGATCCACCCATTCTAGCTGGCTTCGAAGAATTTGGTTGTCTTCCTGCACGCGATCAATTTCCGCAAGGAGTCCTTCATATTGCTTTCTCAAGGCATATGCCTTGGTTTTTTCCAGCTTTGCCCCCTTTGCTTTCGTCTCATATTCAGTTTCCGTATTCATGATGTTTGTCCTCAATTTAGCAATCTCTTGTCCCAAGATCTTAAGCTCCATGGCTCTTCCATTTTTCTCCTCTTTTAAAGTTTGGTTCTCTCTTTGTGCAGCCTCCATTTCAGTCCTGAGTAAAGAAACTTCTCTCGTGTAATGATGCAATCTATCCAAAATAACTGAAAGAAACAGCAAGAATCCTGCATTCGATAACGTGGAAATCAATTTGAAGCAACAAACTAagcaaacaatcaatcaaattaaaaaagcatACATTGTGATATACCATTACCAATAGCACACAAGCACAAAACAAACTAAGATTGTAAATAGAAAATGCAGAAGGATATCTTATCGCCCCACACACAAGATGGCATTTTTCTTAGAGGAGGGAGTGAAAAGTTcataaaactagaagaaaTTCCCCTGAATTATAGTGCACGCTGCACTTTGTCCCTGCAAAGCAAATAAAATACTCTCAATACCCCTTTGAACTttggaaaaattgaaatgcACTGTccacttttctgttaaattttgacATTCGATGTGCACATACCCCTTTCAAGGGAAATTTTGTAaatatcttctctctctctcatttctctcttccttctctctgcTCTGCGAATGCCCCAAATCCCAGCTCTAGTCAGAGGCTAAGAGAGTTACACGTACAGAATCCCATTCCAAGTGAAATGGGTTCCCTATCATGTTTCCTAAGCTAAATCCTGCTATCAATTTCTCTATAGAATACTAGAAAGCCTGGTTCAAGTTCTTGACTTTCCCTAtaatttgatttcctaagCTTCGTACCAtcaatttctgaaaatttaatcttaaaacaaaaatatttttttgtaaaaaggaaaaataagttaCCGGTAAGAGAAATCTGGAACATGTTCATGAGAACACTCGGATTGAGCATGGTGGTTCGTTTGATGATGTTGATCGTACCGTAGACCCTGGCCACTAGCACAAACAACACCGAACCAGCGATGATCCTCACAACGAGTGGGCCCCTCCCTCGTTTCAAGCGATCTACCGCTATCGTCACTGGCTCCGCCAGTTTGATCTCCAACAGCAGCGCTAGAATCAGCGCTATTTCGCCCAAGATCGCCGCGCAAAGCAGCAGCTGGAACATCCTTTTAACTTTTAGCGCCAAACGGCTAAAACCCTAGAATTAAAAGGACGACCCAAACAAAGAAATACGAA
It encodes:
- the LOC18783082 gene encoding uncharacterized protein LOC18783082, with the translated sequence MVPLLLILGQGLVYLLYALIFSEMVLIMTLLFDAPMTKTAILELDSLKLNQGKGLLIVKIVTGTLFLVLMANFYSVLRITMKNRTNEGGGLNPTEEVLKSMNILQISLIGIVLFLVLMIDSLHHYIRGLPSLVMAMEAAKTQNQSFRKEKTESVQKLNTMVQEKDTLRTKLKYLESECKSEANEANKARAEAEALRQESEEFLKEYDRLLADNQNFRNQSKLVEQRFTKQSISHPNDKKNL